A stretch of DNA from Anaerobacillus isosaccharinicus:
ATTAGTAATACTGCTAGTAAGCTTATTGAAGAGATCCTGGAAAATAAAGATGTATTAGTAAATTTAACCGATATTAGGACAAATGATAATCACTTGTTTATACATTCCGTAAATGTTTGTATTATTTCAATTATTGTCGGGATTCATCTTGGATTAGAACATAGACGACTTCAAGAATTAGCGGTTGGAGCACTGCTCCATGATTTAGGCAAAATTCTCCCTGATCAAGAGGTTGCTCTTGAAAAAGAAACGGAAGCTTATCATAATGACCACACTTGGAAAGGTTTTAATTATTTACGGAAAAATAAAGAGATTAGTACATTATCTGCTCATGTCGCCCTAACGCATCATGAACATATAGATGGATCAGGGCAACCACGAAAATTAAAGGGTGAAGACATACACTTTCTTTCAAAAATAGTCTCAGTAGCAAATTATTACGATAACTCGATTTCAACAGTCGGTGATGAATCAAGGCTAAAACCACATGAAGCTTGTGAGCGAATTATGGGACTGACGAATATTTACTTTGATCATAATGTTGTTTGGCGTTTTTTAAGATCGATTGCATTTTATCCAACAGGTAGCCAAGTAAAACTTTCGTCTGGTGAAACTGGGGTAGTTGTTGCTCAACATCGCGGACTTCCACAAAGACCGATCATCCGAATTTTTAAACTTGATCAAGGCACATATGGTGGTGACGATTTTCAGATGAAAGAAATAGACCTAGCACAAGAAACAACCGTTTTCATTGAATCTATTCTTGATTAATAAAATTTGGGTGTTTTATTTCAAAAAATAATATTATTGTTTAATAATGAAAATTTCTTGAGTCAGTTTCTAAATATTGAAACTGACTTTTTTCTTTTTAAGAAAAAGCTATAACTTAATAACGATTTTCTATCTATTAAAAATTTTCAAAATATTTATTCTGAAAAAGGGTTGCAATTATAAAACCGCTGTTATAGTATAGTGATTATAAAATAAAACTGTAATAAAACAGATAAGGAATTTATTAAAAATTGGGAGATGAGCGTTCATGAATTATCAAGAAGAAGTTCGTAACTTAGAAACTAGTTGGCAAACTGATGAAAGATGGGCAGGGGTTACAAGGAATTACAATGCAGCAGATGTAGTCAAACTTCGGGGGTCCGTTCAGATAGAGCATACATTAGCTAGACGTGGGGCTCATCGTCTTTGGAAGCAACTTCATGAAATGGATTTTGTCGCTGCTTTAGGTGCGTTAACTGGAAACCAAGCAATACAGCAAGCAAAAGCGGGTTTACAAGCAGTTTATTTAAGTGGGTGGCAAGTAGCGGCAGATGCTAACCTTGCAGGACAAATGTATCCAGACCAAAGTTTATATCCGGCAAATAGTGTCCCAACGGTAGTAAAAAGAATAAACCAAGCTCTGCAGCGTGCAGACCAAATTCAACATATGGAAGGGAATGGGGACATTGATTATTTCCTCCCGATCGTAGCAGATGCCGAAGCTGGCTTTGGCGGACAATTAAATGTTTTTGAGCTAATGAAAGGAATGATCGAAGCAGGTGCTGCAGGAGTACACTTTGAGGATCAACTAGCTTCAGAGAAAAAATGTGGACATCTTGGTGGAAAAGTATTGATCCCAACACAAACTGCTATTCGAAATCTTACGGCTGCAAGACTTGCCGCTGATGTCTCCGGTGTTCCAACACTTATTATTGCAAGAACAGATGCAGATGCTGCAGATTTAATTACGAGTGATGTAGATCCTTATGATCGTGAGTTTATTACAGGTGAAAGAACGCCTGAAGGTTTTTTCCGTACAACTCCTGGTATTGATCAAGCAATTTCTCGTGGTTTGGCCTATGCACCTTATGCCGATTTAATCTGGTGTGAAACATCGAAGCCTAGTTTAGAGGAAGCGAAAGCCTTTGCGGATGCAATCCACGCTAAGTTCCCAGGTAAGATGCTTGCTTATAATTGCTCACCATCCTTTAACTGGAAAGCTAATTTAGATGAAGACACAATTGAGCGTTATCAAGTTGAACTCAGTAAAATGGGGTATAAATTCCAGTTTGTAACCTTAGCTGGCTTCCATGCTTTAAATCATAGTATGTTTGAGTTAGCCCACGCTTATAAAACTCGTGGTATGGGTGCATATTCAGAACTTCAACAAGCCGAGTTTGCAAGTGAAGTGAAAGGTTATACGGCTACTCGTCATCAACGAGAAGTTGGTACAGGTTACTTTGATGAAGTTTCACAAGCGGTTTCAGGTGGAACTTCATCAACAACAGCCTTAAAAGGTTCAACTGAAGCAGCTCAATTCTAATTATAAATGTTTACCTCCATGAAAACGTAACGTCCTTCGCCAGACGTTACGTTCTTTTTTGTGTAGGAAGTTTTATAGGCTTGAACAAATTTTTCTGGATTATATTTATATTTACATGAACTTATATTAATAAGTTCAAACTATAGAAAAAAAGGGTCAGAAGGAATGAATAGGAAAAAAAATTCAAAACTCTTGTCACTAATAGAACTTTTTGATAGAGTAAAGTATAATTTGTAAGTAATACATAATTTAAAAGTAGTATAGGAGGAATACAAATGAAAATGATGGATGCTAACGAAATTATTTCGTTTATTTCAAACAGTGTGAAATCTACACCAGTTAAAGTTTATGTCAAAGGGAACTTAGAGGGTATTGACTTCGGAGTTAATACAAAGACATTTATTGCCGGCTCTACAGGAACTTTATTTGGTGAGTGGTCAGATATTGACGCAGCTTTAAAAGCGAATGCAGATAAAATCGAGGATTTTGTTGTTGAAAACGATCGTCGTAACTCTGCAATTCCATTATTAGACATGAAAAATATTAAAGCGCGAATTGAGCCAGGTGCAGTTATCCGTGATCAAGTTGAGATCGGTGACAATGCAGTTATTATGATGGGTGCTTCAATTAACATTGGTTCTGTTATTGGAGAAGGAACGATGATTGATATGAACGTAGTTTTGGGTGGTAGAGCAACAGTAGGTAAGAACTGTCACATCGGTGCTGGGTCTGTTCTAGCTGGGGTTATTGAACCGCCATCAGCTAAGCCAGTTGTAGTAGAAGATGATGTAGTAATTGGTGCTAACGCTGTTATTTTGGAAGGTGTAACTGTAGGTAAAGGGGCAGTAGTTGCTGCTGGGGCAATTGTAACAGAAGATGTTCCACCTAACACAGTTGTTGCAGGAGTACCTGCTCGTGTTATCAAAGAAATCGATGAGAAAACAAAAGGGAAAACAGAAATTAAACAAGAACTTCGTCGTTTAAACGAAGATCGTTAATAGTGAATGCCTACTCGCCTCTCATAGGCAGTAGGCATTTTGTATAAATAAGTTAAAAGACTGTAACGAGTTTCTTTCACCACTTTAATTAAAAGAGGGATAATATGAACAATACTCATTTTATAAATGTAAGACGCGATCTGCATCAAATTCCAGAGCTAGGATTTGAGGAGTTTAAGACACAAGAATATTTATTAACGTATATAAAAAACTTACCACAGCAGTTTTTAGAAATTGATACTTGGAAAACAGGCATTTTTGTAAAGGTAGTAGGTATTGCTCCAACAAGAATAGTTGGATATCGTGCTGATATTGATGGATTACCAATGGAAGAAGAAACAGATTTAGCTTTTAAATCACAGCACAAAGGAAACATGCATGGCTGTGGTCATGACTTTCATATGAGTATTGCCCTTGGAGTACTGACTTTTTTTGCATCCAATCAACCAAAGGAAACGTTGCTGTTTATTTTTCAACCAGCTGAAGAAGGTCCAGGTGGGGCAAAACCGATGCTAGAAAGTGAATATTTAAGGAGAAATCGTCCAGACATGATGATCGCTTTACATATTGCCCCAGAGTACCCTGTTGGAACTGTTGCAACGAGGGAAGGCTTACTTTTTGCAAATACTTCTGAGTTGTTTATTGATTTCTTAGGAAAAGGCGGCCATGCAGCCTACCCTCATACTGCCAATGATATGGTTGTTGCAGCCAGTCACTTTGTTACACAGCTTCAATCAATTGTTGCTAGAAACGTTAATCCTCTTGATTCTGCTGTTGTTACAATAGGGAAAATTACTGGAGGAACAAAACAAAATATCATCGCTGAGCGTGCGAGAGTTGAGGGGACAATTCGAACGTTGTCTATGAGTTCTATGGAAGAAATAAAAGGTAGAATTTCAGCTCTAGTTCGCGGGATCGAAGTAGCCTTTGATTGTAAACTTTCGATTGATTTTGGTTCGAATTATTGTCAAGTATACAATAATGAAGAGGTAACGAAATCATTTATGAATTTTGTACAAAATCGAGCTAATAGTGAACTGATCGAATGTAGAGAGGCAATGACAGGTGAAGATTTTGGTTATTTTCTTGAGGAAATCCCTGGTTTTATGTTCTGGCTTGGAGTAGATTCGGAGTTTGGACTTCATTCAGGTTCATTAAACCCAAACGAAGAGGCAATTCCTTTTGCTATTGAACTACTGATTGACTATTTAAAATCTTATAATCTGACATAGAGTTGTTAGTAGCGCTAAAATTGAACTCTGAAATCATAAAATATATAGAGAATAATCTTCCATTTAGTTGGACAAATTATCGTTGTAGAGAAATGTCTCTTTACATATTTAACGGATGATTTGGAAGGAGGAACGTTTTATGGCAAAGATTGGTGTTGAACAATCTTTAACAGATGTTCAAGAAGCGTTACAATCTAGAGGTTATGATGTTGTACAATTAAAGCAAGAAAACGATGCCGAGGGTTGCGATTGCTGCGTTATTACAGGGCAAGACCAAAATATGATGGGAATTCAAAATGCGGTAACAAAGGGCTCAGTTATTAATGCCAACGGTTTAACTGCTGAGGAAGTTTGTCAGCAAGTAGAATCAAAAATTCAATAAGATAGGAATGGGAATGACAAAAAAAGCCTACTTTAGAAGTAGACTATTTAGGTCATTCCCTATTTCTTTTCAATGAAAACTTGATGTGGAAAAGGAATTTCAATATTATTTTGGTCGAGAGCTTCTTTTAGTGCTTTACGGATTTTTCTTTCAATTGCCCATTGGGACATATTTTCTGTCTTAGCGATAATTCTGATTACTACATCAGAGTCACCTAAGCTTTGAACACCAACGACATTAGGGCCTTCCTTAATAGCAGTTTCTTCGATTGCGACTTGATCACAAGCTGCTTGTAATACGGAAATTGCTTCATCGATATTTTCGTCGTATGCAATGCTAATATCAACTAATGCACGCATATTACCTCTTGAATGGTTACTGACGTTTTTAATTTCGCGATTAGGAATAAAGTGCAACGTACCATCAAATCCACGAAGCCTTGTCGTACGTAAACCAACTTCTTCTACGACCCCGTCTATTCCTGCCATTGTTACATAATCGTCAACATCAATTTGTTTTTCAAGCAAAAGGAAAAATCCTGTAACAACATCACTTACTAATCCTTGAGCACCAAAACCAATTGCGAGTCCGATAATACCAGCTCCTGCAATTAATGGGGCGATTTCATAATCGAAAATCCCAATGATAATAGTCAAGAGAAAAAAGATTAGGAAATATGTGAAGACATTTAGAGCGAGCTTTTCTAATGTCTTCGTTCGACCTGGATGCATACCTCTTTGTTCTTGTAGTTTAAGAAATGATTTAGAAATAATTCTAGTACCAATTTTTTTTACAAGCATGTAAAAAATAAATATTCCAATTAATTGGAAAATAATTATGGAAAGACTAATAATTAGCCCACTCCAATCGTATGTTTCAAACCAACCTAAGTCCAAGACATTTCAACTCCTTCAGTACTTTTATCGGATCTAAGTATTGCCTTTGATGCAAACCAATAAAACATAAAGTAGATTCTAACATAATTTGTAGTAATCATAAAATAATATGGTTTCAAAAAACATTTTGTACTCCTTCATGCTTCTGAATTTCGTGCTAAACCATTCTCAACTAGAGGGAATTGTCCATAAATAATATCAAAAAGATTTAATTGAGAATCTTTTTATAAACTATTTAAGCATATGATTCGTTAATTCGTGTCAAATGAGGTTATAATATCGATATAATTAAAATAAAAGGATGAATTTACTAATATTTTGT
This window harbors:
- a CDS encoding HD-GYP domain-containing protein, with translation MKYTSIEQVQQGDQLGKHIFASDGRILLNEGVHLSIALLSKLRRMGVTAVYLKDDRLMDVEIEEVVSDKTKREAVLNLSEAFQFIQSGKRIDSQEISNTASKLIEEILENKDVLVNLTDIRTNDNHLFIHSVNVCIISIIVGIHLGLEHRRLQELAVGALLHDLGKILPDQEVALEKETEAYHNDHTWKGFNYLRKNKEISTLSAHVALTHHEHIDGSGQPRKLKGEDIHFLSKIVSVANYYDNSISTVGDESRLKPHEACERIMGLTNIYFDHNVVWRFLRSIAFYPTGSQVKLSSGETGVVVAQHRGLPQRPIIRIFKLDQGTYGGDDFQMKEIDLAQETTVFIESILD
- a CDS encoding mechanosensitive ion channel family protein encodes the protein MDLGWFETYDWSGLIISLSIIIFQLIGIFIFYMLVKKIGTRIISKSFLKLQEQRGMHPGRTKTLEKLALNVFTYFLIFFLLTIIIGIFDYEIAPLIAGAGIIGLAIGFGAQGLVSDVVTGFFLLLEKQIDVDDYVTMAGIDGVVEEVGLRTTRLRGFDGTLHFIPNREIKNVSNHSRGNMRALVDISIAYDENIDEAISVLQAACDQVAIEETAIKEGPNVVGVQSLGDSDVVIRIIAKTENMSQWAIERKIRKALKEALDQNNIEIPFPHQVFIEKK
- a CDS encoding YkuS family protein gives rise to the protein MAKIGVEQSLTDVQEALQSRGYDVVQLKQENDAEGCDCCVITGQDQNMMGIQNAVTKGSVINANGLTAEEVCQQVESKIQ
- a CDS encoding N-acetyldiaminopimelate deacetylase, which encodes MNNTHFINVRRDLHQIPELGFEEFKTQEYLLTYIKNLPQQFLEIDTWKTGIFVKVVGIAPTRIVGYRADIDGLPMEEETDLAFKSQHKGNMHGCGHDFHMSIALGVLTFFASNQPKETLLFIFQPAEEGPGGAKPMLESEYLRRNRPDMMIALHIAPEYPVGTVATREGLLFANTSELFIDFLGKGGHAAYPHTANDMVVAASHFVTQLQSIVARNVNPLDSAVVTIGKITGGTKQNIIAERARVEGTIRTLSMSSMEEIKGRISALVRGIEVAFDCKLSIDFGSNYCQVYNNEEVTKSFMNFVQNRANSELIECREAMTGEDFGYFLEEIPGFMFWLGVDSEFGLHSGSLNPNEEAIPFAIELLIDYLKSYNLT
- the aceA gene encoding isocitrate lyase, which codes for MNYQEEVRNLETSWQTDERWAGVTRNYNAADVVKLRGSVQIEHTLARRGAHRLWKQLHEMDFVAALGALTGNQAIQQAKAGLQAVYLSGWQVAADANLAGQMYPDQSLYPANSVPTVVKRINQALQRADQIQHMEGNGDIDYFLPIVADAEAGFGGQLNVFELMKGMIEAGAAGVHFEDQLASEKKCGHLGGKVLIPTQTAIRNLTAARLAADVSGVPTLIIARTDADAADLITSDVDPYDREFITGERTPEGFFRTTPGIDQAISRGLAYAPYADLIWCETSKPSLEEAKAFADAIHAKFPGKMLAYNCSPSFNWKANLDEDTIERYQVELSKMGYKFQFVTLAGFHALNHSMFELAHAYKTRGMGAYSELQQAEFASEVKGYTATRHQREVGTGYFDEVSQAVSGGTSSTTALKGSTEAAQF
- the dapD gene encoding 2,3,4,5-tetrahydropyridine-2,6-dicarboxylate N-acetyltransferase; protein product: MKMMDANEIISFISNSVKSTPVKVYVKGNLEGIDFGVNTKTFIAGSTGTLFGEWSDIDAALKANADKIEDFVVENDRRNSAIPLLDMKNIKARIEPGAVIRDQVEIGDNAVIMMGASINIGSVIGEGTMIDMNVVLGGRATVGKNCHIGAGSVLAGVIEPPSAKPVVVEDDVVIGANAVILEGVTVGKGAVVAAGAIVTEDVPPNTVVAGVPARVIKEIDEKTKGKTEIKQELRRLNEDR